AGTATATTGTGGTAAAGAATAATATAACTTGCATAGAGAAATATGCAAAGTGTTGATACAAAAAATACGTATTtgagtatatataatttttattgataaaaaaaaattggacaaTATAATTAGAAGTAATATACTACGTTTTTGGAatcattataaaaaaggggaaatacttaaaaatagaaacactaaaaaattatacaaataatgttatcaattttaaaagaaaaaatatttttaaacaaattagtTTCATTATCTAATTTATAGAACTGTAGATAACATTTTTCTTAGTCTTTTTATTGTGCTTTTTATTCATTGCTCCTTATTATATGATATGTTTGCTTGATCAACCTCATGAAGTTTGATAAGCAAGACGAAGTGGACTGTTTCTTGGATCTGTAGAAGTATTTCTAGATTGCTCCTTTGGAATTTGCTTCGCGTGGTTGTGTGCATATTCCTgaactctttttcttcttaatatATTCCTATGTATAAATGATCCCATTGGAGTGTACTAACacaaaaattagaaatacataaaattgataatacaatatttttaaattataaaatttataatccaaataaattataaatggaaatattaattattagcACTTTAAAACTTAATCTACATTTACCTTATAAtaatcgaaaaaaagaaaaattaatccTAGGGTTAGAAATGCAACGAAACCAATAAGgacaaaaatattgtaaaatatGTCATTTCCATCTTCTGGCATATCTACATAATACTCATCACTATCAGGAAATTCGATACCTTCTGAATAATCTGTATTTTAACCAGGATTACTGTGAATAACGCTTCCACACCATTTACTTGTGGTGTAGTTTTAGAAAGTTTAGACGTAATGTCTACTAATTTAGAGCTTCACTTATATTGttcctttaattttctttcacTTTCCTTTAGATTTTTTACGTATTTGCAGattttgtatttatcttTACTTTGGTCATCATGGTACAATTCATATTTCCTTTACCAAACATCCATTTTATTGAAGGTTTCGTATTTTCCTCTGAGACCGtttcatctttttcttctgtagAACGCTCAAACGTAAATACATACCTATATGTATTGTTTTTAGTTGCAATTATTGTGACTCCATTAGATTGTGAAAtggtataatttttctctgGAAATGTATGTTTCGATTTTTCTTTACTGGTAGTTACAGGGTCTAGAATTTTCTGACCTTTATCAGGTAGTAGATGTATATATGGAATAGAATTGCATGTGCTATCTTTGCAGTTAGCAATCTAAGAAGGTTTATAAATATTCTTTGGCGATTTAAAATTGATTGGAAGTATATTACATGTCAACATATCCtcagttatatttttacacctAGCATAACGAAATGTATCCATAATATCATCTTTGGAAATTTGAGAATTCTTTTGTTTAGCATTGCTTAATGATtgattaactttttttatgttatcacatttttcagTAACACGTGATGTTAAAgaatgtaataatttttttgggttATAATCATCatgacaataaaaatattttatgcaaTTATTCTACCATAAATTATGACAACATTGTTTTTCATACAGTTCAAAAATATCAAGAAGGTaacttttacatttttctggTTTAACGCTATTACAAGTAGTGTCAGTTTTAATAGAagaataattttgaaaataatcgCACAAACGTTTCTCTTCTTGTTTCTGTTTTAATACTTTTAAatcattaaaatgaaaattaaagtGACAAACATATTCTCCATacgataaaataatatatttttgtacatctataaatttattaataattttatttataacagaactttctttttcatcttttaaGAGATTATGTAATTCATCATAAACCCAATGTCTGTAGTGAGTACAACGTTATCTACATTAATCTATGATACCCATTTTAGATAAATGCTCTGCATTTCTTGCAattttattacaaaattcaaatcttttttttccttcacttccATCAGTTTTGAACTCTTTGCGAAACCTATTGTAATCTGTTTTATCTGGAACCTGATTTAGTTCATCATAGatctttttttaagatgTTTCAACTAAAATATCTTCCAATAAAGGGAAGAATGTAATGCGTTATGTTATTAATAAGATATTTATTATGaggttgtaattttttttacatttcaaTACAAAAATCTTTGTACACTACGTTATTAAcgattattttgttacacaTGAATACATACCCACAGAAGGTACTaatcggaaaaaaataaaatatgatgaaaattttaaaagtccAAATGATAACACTAAAAGAATACATATATCATACCACGGTTCATGatacgttttaaaaaaaactattatataaaataatattagtTCTATTACCAATACCGTTTGAGatgctataaaaaaaatttatacataattGTATTTAGCATAGTGTCCgggaaaatgaattaatACAATGATGTCATGAGAAGGacataaaattgttta
This window of the Plasmodium cynomolgi strain B DNA, scaffold: 0154, whole genome shotgun sequence genome carries:
- a CDS encoding CYIR protein (putative;~vir-type antigen), translated to MLNKRILKFPKMILWIHFVMLGIANCKDSTCNSIPYIHLLPDKGQKILDPVTTSKEKSKHTFPEKNYTISQSNGVTIIATKNNTYRYVFTFERSTEEKDETVSEENTKPSIKWMFGKGNMNCTMMTKVKINTKSANTSKLVDITSKLSKTTPQVNGVEALFTVILVKIQIIQKVSNFLIVMSIM